From a single Vibrio sp. BS-M-Sm-2 genomic region:
- a CDS encoding TRAP transporter permease, whose translation MSDSLQQELKKFELPTRTDFPWVGKAITTMGVILSLLHIWFNTLSTLPELWISATHFAGFAIICALWYPAHISLKKSKIALAVDIGIALAALACLIYIPFAEDALYERGVKFIASDWFFSILAIAIVIELIRRTMGWFIPVLILVCLSYVVLWGQWTSGIFHFPGLSLETLLYRSFYSSEGMFGSISRISWTFVFMFILFGAFLVRSGVGDYIIDVSRAAAGKVIGGPGFIAVIGSGLMGSVSGSSVANTVSTGVISIPLMQKAGFPSRFAAGVEAAASTGGQLMPPVMGAGAFIMASYTQIPYVDIIAVSFLPALIYFLSVAFFVRIEAKRSGVQKVTSGCEPLLKVLLSGWHNLIPLAVLVTLLVKGFTPTYAAGISILSVVVASWFSKNHKMGPKAIIEALSQGAKNMATTAVLLVGIGLVINVISTTGIGNTFSLMINSWANGDLLVMIALIALASLILGMGLPVTAAYIVLGTLSAPALYKLIAESQLLDLLVSGQLPEQAKAIFMLAAPEKLDLLNAPMALETAKEMIALVPADFVETLLEQSLGLEAISLALLSAHLIIFWLSQDSNVTPPVCLTAFAAATIAKTPPMRTGLMAWKIAKGLYLVPLLIAYTNLVSWDVTSVLVTGGFAIIGTYAFVAAIEGYLENKINLLTRAVLIVLGVALVWPDISVVIRLVCVALFVGLFIHTARQYDANQVKKESEDEQESLPQTEPDTVASSL comes from the coding sequence ATGAGCGATTCGCTGCAGCAGGAACTGAAAAAATTTGAACTGCCGACCCGAACGGATTTTCCGTGGGTGGGCAAAGCGATAACGACAATGGGAGTAATCCTCTCCCTATTACACATTTGGTTTAACACCTTATCTACTTTGCCAGAACTTTGGATCTCGGCGACCCACTTTGCTGGCTTTGCGATCATTTGTGCACTTTGGTATCCCGCCCATATCTCACTGAAAAAAAGCAAAATTGCTTTGGCGGTCGACATCGGAATTGCCTTGGCGGCTTTGGCTTGTCTTATCTACATTCCCTTTGCAGAAGATGCTTTGTATGAGCGAGGGGTTAAGTTCATCGCCAGTGATTGGTTCTTCTCTATCTTGGCGATTGCCATCGTTATTGAACTGATTCGCCGCACTATGGGCTGGTTTATTCCGGTGCTTATCTTGGTGTGTTTGAGCTATGTGGTGCTGTGGGGGCAATGGACCAGTGGCATCTTTCACTTTCCGGGTTTGAGCCTTGAAACACTGCTTTATCGAAGCTTTTATTCATCAGAAGGGATGTTCGGTTCTATCTCTAGAATCAGCTGGACCTTCGTGTTTATGTTCATCCTATTTGGCGCATTCTTAGTGCGTTCGGGTGTCGGTGATTACATCATTGATGTGTCTCGCGCAGCAGCTGGCAAAGTGATTGGTGGCCCGGGCTTTATCGCGGTAATTGGCTCAGGCTTGATGGGATCGGTGTCTGGTTCGAGCGTAGCAAATACCGTATCGACGGGTGTGATCAGTATTCCGTTAATGCAAAAGGCAGGCTTCCCTTCGCGTTTCGCGGCCGGTGTTGAAGCGGCGGCATCGACGGGCGGGCAGTTGATGCCACCAGTGATGGGGGCGGGGGCGTTTATCATGGCGTCTTACACGCAGATCCCTTATGTCGACATCATTGCGGTTTCCTTCTTACCTGCGCTTATCTACTTTTTGTCTGTGGCATTTTTTGTGCGTATTGAAGCAAAACGCAGTGGCGTGCAAAAAGTTACTTCTGGCTGTGAACCTCTATTGAAGGTATTGCTGTCGGGCTGGCACAACCTGATCCCATTAGCGGTGTTGGTGACTCTGTTGGTGAAGGGTTTTACGCCGACTTACGCAGCGGGTATCTCGATTCTGTCTGTCGTCGTGGCTTCATGGTTCTCTAAAAATCACAAAATGGGTCCAAAGGCGATCATTGAAGCGCTTTCTCAAGGCGCAAAAAACATGGCGACCACGGCGGTGTTGCTGGTAGGCATTGGATTAGTTATCAACGTGATCAGCACGACCGGAATTGGTAACACCTTCTCATTGATGATCAACAGTTGGGCGAACGGCGACTTGTTGGTGATGATAGCCTTAATCGCGCTGGCATCTTTGATTCTGGGTATGGGCTTACCGGTAACCGCGGCTTACATCGTGTTGGGTACTCTGTCGGCTCCTGCCTTATACAAACTGATTGCTGAAAGTCAGTTGCTCGACTTGTTGGTTTCGGGCCAGTTACCTGAACAGGCGAAAGCTATCTTCATGTTGGCGGCGCCAGAAAAATTAGATTTACTGAATGCGCCAATGGCACTCGAAACCGCCAAAGAGATGATTGCGTTAGTCCCTGCTGATTTTGTCGAAACTCTGCTTGAGCAAAGCTTGGGCTTAGAAGCGATCAGTCTTGCACTGCTTTCTGCACACTTGATCATTTTCTGGCTATCGCAAGACAGCAACGTAACCCCGCCAGTTTGCTTAACCGCATTTGCGGCTGCGACCATTGCTAAAACGCCACCAATGAGAACCGGTTTAATGGCATGGAAGATCGCAAAAGGCCTGTACTTAGTGCCATTGTTGATTGCCTACACCAACTTAGTAAGTTGGGATGTGACCTCGGTTTTGGTCACAGGAGGCTTTGCTATTATTGGTACTTACGCGTTTGTTGCTGCGATTGAAGGCTATCTAGAAAATAAAATTAATCTGCTGACTCGTGCTGTGTTAATCGTGTTGGGTGTGGCATTGGTTTGGCCTGACATTTCCGTTGTGATTCGCCTAGTGTGCGTTGCACTTTTCGTTGGTCTCTTTATTCACACGGCTCGTCAATACGATGCTAATCAAGTGAAAAAGGAATCGGAAGATGAGCAAGAATCTTTGCCTCAAACCGAACCTGACACTGTCGCGTCTTCCCTATAA
- a CDS encoding IS4 family transposase: MSLESQLANTFRSCNTFHHFDKYSDILSPELIQQGFEQAGVATVRRRRLPLEAVLWSVVGMSLFRQQSVWDIANQLDIVLPDKQRFVAPSAVVQARQRLGEEGVKQVFKKMAAHSYQASNFETWCGLNLLSVDGVVWRTTDTPENHQEFKAQRNQSSENIYPKVRMVCLMELTSHQLIDSAFSDYRTSEMRLAEELIEQTPNHSLTIFDKGYYSLGLLNRWNKVGQERHWMLPVRKDFQYEVVHKYSRSDAIVAIKTTPQARKKFSDLPETIEARLVSKIIKGKEYQVLTSMCDGLRFPGEDIVELYRYRWEIELGYREMKQTLLDSEYTLRSKRPDMVKQELWGILLAYNLIRQVMTKAASKLDSIWPNQLSFTSSAMAVTQYFAALPLTSPGKLPKHYEVLLQQVSMFILPPRREDRSYPRWVKLKPKKYATNRKNASQLN, from the coding sequence ATGTCTTTAGAAAGCCAACTTGCTAATACTTTTCGGTCATGTAATACCTTCCATCACTTTGACAAATACTCTGACATTCTTAGTCCAGAGCTTATCCAGCAAGGCTTTGAGCAAGCTGGCGTAGCAACCGTTAGAAGAAGGCGGTTACCTTTGGAAGCAGTACTTTGGTCCGTTGTTGGAATGAGTCTCTTTCGTCAACAATCTGTTTGGGATATCGCTAACCAACTCGATATTGTCCTGCCAGACAAACAACGCTTTGTTGCACCAAGTGCTGTTGTTCAAGCGAGGCAGAGATTAGGTGAAGAAGGTGTAAAGCAAGTCTTTAAGAAGATGGCAGCGCATAGCTATCAAGCGTCTAACTTCGAAACTTGGTGTGGATTAAACCTTCTCTCCGTCGATGGTGTCGTTTGGAGAACAACAGATACACCTGAAAATCATCAAGAATTTAAAGCACAGCGTAATCAATCATCTGAAAATATTTACCCTAAGGTACGTATGGTTTGCTTGATGGAGCTTACAAGTCATCAACTAATCGATAGTGCATTCTCTGACTATCGCACCAGCGAAATGCGGCTCGCAGAAGAGCTCATCGAGCAAACACCAAATCATTCTCTGACTATTTTTGATAAAGGATATTACTCTTTAGGGCTGCTTAATCGTTGGAACAAAGTAGGTCAAGAAAGGCATTGGATGCTCCCTGTGAGAAAGGACTTTCAGTATGAAGTCGTCCATAAATACAGCCGGAGTGACGCTATCGTTGCCATAAAAACAACACCTCAGGCAAGAAAGAAGTTCAGTGATCTCCCTGAGACAATAGAAGCAAGGTTAGTATCGAAAATTATCAAGGGTAAGGAATATCAGGTACTTACATCAATGTGTGATGGGTTGCGCTTTCCTGGTGAAGACATCGTAGAGCTCTATCGCTATCGTTGGGAGATCGAATTAGGCTATCGGGAAATGAAGCAAACCTTGCTGGATAGTGAGTATACATTGCGAAGTAAGCGGCCAGATATGGTCAAACAGGAGCTCTGGGGAATTTTGTTAGCCTATAACCTTATAAGGCAGGTTATGACAAAAGCAGCGAGTAAGTTAGATAGCATCTGGCCGAATCAATTAAGCTTTACGAGTAGTGCCATGGCTGTGACTCAATACTTCGCTGCTTTACCTTTAACGAGCCCGGGAAAACTACCTAAACACTATGAAGTGTTATTACAGCAAGTATCTATGTTTATCCTACCACCCCGAAGAGAAGATAGAAGCTATCCTCGCTGGGTAAAACTGAAACCCAAGAAATATGCAACAAACAGAAAAAATGCCAGTCAGCTTAACTGA
- the lhgO gene encoding L-2-hydroxyglutarate oxidase: MNSTYDYIIVGGGIVGVSTAWQLQQAYPDKSILLVEKERGFAQHQTGHNSGVIHAGVYYAPGSLKADFCKRGVERTIAFCSQHDIPVENCGKLLVATNEQEVERMNALYQRCHDNDIDVDLLDQAQLKLAEPNITGLGAIYVKTTSIVDYKKVTEVMAQEFVEAGGKLRLGTEVILADEQEDEVQLTCKVDGQTLQLNSRFLITCSGLMADRMTSMLGIETDFQIVPYRGEYYQLDAKHNQVVNHLIYPIPDPELPFLGVHLTRMIDGSVTVGPNAVQGWKREGYGKLNFSFKDTWQMLSFAGFWKVTANNLKTGLIEFKNSWWKPGYLKLVNKYCPSITVSDFKPYPAGIRAQAVLKDGTLVHDFLFAESPRSLHVCNAPSPAATSAMPIGEYICGKIMRKTSS; encoded by the coding sequence ATGAACTCAACATACGACTATATTATCGTTGGTGGTGGCATTGTTGGCGTGTCGACGGCATGGCAATTACAGCAAGCTTACCCTGATAAAAGTATCCTTTTAGTCGAAAAGGAGCGTGGCTTTGCGCAGCACCAAACGGGTCATAACAGTGGTGTGATTCACGCTGGCGTTTACTATGCTCCGGGCAGTTTAAAGGCGGATTTTTGTAAGCGTGGCGTAGAGCGCACCATCGCCTTTTGCAGCCAACACGATATCCCTGTTGAAAACTGTGGCAAGCTGTTGGTCGCGACCAATGAGCAGGAAGTGGAGCGCATGAACGCGCTCTATCAACGTTGTCATGATAACGACATTGATGTCGACCTCTTGGATCAAGCGCAGCTCAAACTCGCCGAGCCGAACATCACGGGCTTGGGCGCGATTTATGTCAAAACCACCAGTATCGTGGACTACAAAAAAGTCACCGAAGTGATGGCTCAAGAGTTTGTTGAAGCAGGTGGCAAACTTCGTCTTGGTACTGAAGTGATCTTGGCCGATGAGCAAGAAGATGAGGTGCAGTTAACGTGCAAAGTCGATGGTCAAACTCTACAACTGAACAGCCGATTCTTGATCACTTGTTCTGGTTTGATGGCCGATAGAATGACTAGCATGCTTGGCATTGAAACCGACTTCCAAATCGTCCCATATCGCGGTGAATATTATCAGTTGGACGCCAAACACAACCAAGTGGTGAACCACCTTATCTACCCGATCCCTGACCCTGAATTGCCATTCTTGGGCGTGCATTTAACACGCATGATTGATGGCTCCGTAACAGTAGGGCCAAATGCAGTTCAAGGCTGGAAGCGAGAAGGGTATGGCAAGCTTAATTTTAGTTTCAAGGACACTTGGCAGATGCTGAGCTTTGCGGGCTTTTGGAAAGTGACTGCGAATAATCTGAAAACCGGTTTGATCGAGTTTAAGAACTCGTGGTGGAAACCGGGTTACCTAAAATTAGTGAACAAATATTGCCCGAGCATTACGGTGTCAGATTTCAAACCTTACCCAGCAGGAATTCGTGCTCAAGCGGTACTGAAGGATGGTACCTTGGTTCATGACTTCCTGTTTGCCGAAAGCCCAAGAAGCTTGCATGTGTGCAATGCACCATCGCCAGCGGCGACTTCAGCGATGCCTATTGGCGAATATATTTGTGGCAAGATAATGCGTAAAACAAGTAGTTAA
- a CDS encoding ADP-ribosyltransferase: protein MKKFIGVLCLSLMTSFSAQSEEFPEFKGRSLSYQAQQQIADDLMDWATTHHVKAENKMISEEYSAIKNYGRVDHDVVNEYMRAGEPEGYLSEMFGRTLKSRVFHMRNVMNKLPNYKGTVYRGSSIKNSLLEKLNIGDILHEKAFLSTSKLPSVAKNFSSAGVYEGASAAQFKIELKSAGRAINAYTFKPDEAEILAKPNTYYRVEAIERVSPNKNHIKMREVKNPARYLKAEPDIHIYDSYSGEEVAVRNRSSLYCL, encoded by the coding sequence ATGAAAAAATTTATTGGAGTGCTTTGCCTCTCTTTAATGACAAGTTTTTCGGCACAGAGTGAGGAGTTTCCTGAGTTTAAAGGGCGTTCACTCTCCTATCAGGCGCAACAACAAATTGCGGATGACCTGATGGATTGGGCAACGACGCACCATGTAAAAGCTGAAAATAAGATGATCAGTGAAGAATACTCTGCTATCAAGAATTACGGCCGAGTGGATCACGACGTGGTCAATGAATACATGCGAGCTGGAGAGCCTGAAGGGTATCTGTCGGAAATGTTTGGTCGTACATTAAAGTCGCGAGTCTTTCATATGCGGAATGTGATGAATAAACTACCTAACTACAAGGGTACGGTTTACCGTGGATCATCAATCAAGAACTCGCTACTGGAAAAGCTCAACATCGGTGACATTCTGCATGAGAAAGCTTTTTTATCGACATCGAAACTGCCTAGTGTTGCCAAGAACTTTTCGTCAGCTGGCGTTTACGAAGGCGCCTCTGCAGCTCAATTCAAAATTGAGTTAAAGTCAGCAGGTCGAGCGATCAATGCTTACACGTTTAAACCGGATGAAGCTGAAATACTCGCTAAACCCAACACTTACTATCGAGTAGAAGCGATTGAGCGAGTATCACCCAACAAAAACCACATCAAGATGCGAGAAGTAAAGAACCCCGCTCGGTACCTGAAAGCGGAACCTGATATCCACATTTATGACAGTTACAGCGGTGAAGAAGTCGCGGTTCGCAACCGTAGCTCACTCTATTGCCTATAG
- a CDS encoding TAXI family TRAP transporter solute-binding subunit: MKYNKLVKTLAIAMASIGLISNASAQEERSYILATASTGGTYYPVGVALATLSKVKLAPKQHFSLAAISSAGSGENVKLLNENEAQFAILQGLYGAWAWQGLGPYEKSGSQKQLRSVSMLWQNVEHFIVRSDLTETGTMSDLENLNGKKFSIGKKNSGTENSGRQIMQGLSVNPEQFKLAFMGYGGSASALQNGTIDGMNTPAGVPVGAVTQAFAALGEDIQILSFTDAQIKQANGDYNIWTKYEIPANTYPGVDKPITTIAQPNFLAVREDISEEDVYQLTKAIYENLPFLQGIHKATKAMALEKGIAGLPVPLHPGAARYYQEVGIDIPSELIVN; the protein is encoded by the coding sequence AATGGCCTCTATTGGCCTTATCAGTAACGCCTCCGCTCAAGAAGAGCGTAGCTACATTTTAGCGACGGCCTCAACGGGTGGTACTTACTATCCAGTGGGTGTGGCTTTAGCGACATTGAGTAAAGTTAAGCTTGCGCCAAAGCAGCACTTTTCTTTGGCGGCTATCAGCTCAGCAGGATCGGGCGAGAACGTGAAACTTCTCAATGAGAACGAAGCACAGTTTGCCATTCTTCAGGGTTTGTATGGCGCGTGGGCGTGGCAAGGGCTTGGTCCATATGAGAAGTCAGGCAGTCAAAAACAACTGCGTTCAGTCTCTATGCTATGGCAAAACGTTGAGCACTTTATTGTGCGTTCTGATCTGACAGAAACGGGCACCATGAGTGATTTAGAAAATCTAAACGGCAAAAAATTCTCTATTGGTAAGAAGAACTCAGGTACAGAGAATTCAGGACGCCAGATCATGCAGGGCCTGTCGGTTAACCCAGAACAATTTAAACTCGCCTTTATGGGTTACGGCGGCAGTGCCAGCGCACTACAAAATGGCACCATTGATGGTATGAATACGCCTGCTGGCGTGCCTGTTGGCGCGGTAACTCAAGCGTTTGCAGCCTTGGGTGAAGACATTCAAATCCTGTCGTTTACCGATGCGCAAATCAAACAAGCGAACGGCGATTACAATATCTGGACTAAATATGAGATCCCTGCAAACACTTACCCAGGTGTTGATAAGCCGATCACCACTATCGCTCAACCCAACTTCCTAGCGGTTCGTGAAGACATTTCTGAAGAAGACGTGTATCAGCTGACCAAAGCTATCTATGAAAACCTACCTTTCCTACAAGGTATCCATAAAGCAACCAAAGCAATGGCACTCGAGAAAGGGATCGCAGGTCTGCCTGTTCCACTTCACCCGGGCGCTGCACGTTACTACCAAGAAGTGGGCATCGATATCCCTTCTGAGTTGATCGTTAACTAG